In Picosynechococcus sp. PCC 7002, the following are encoded in one genomic region:
- a CDS encoding tetratricopeptide repeat protein, with protein sequence MDQEFLPIFYLSILVALLGGLAFFLFRQVIKTRRVENTFSKLQTKLKQGSGTAKEYYELGSLYLDKKLYVQAAQLLQKALKVEDELEPENQALVYNALGYAYFAQEQYDLAIRQYKAALKEVPDYVTALNNLANVYEKKQMTAKALETYELALKAEPENKTAKKRAESLRKRFVSP encoded by the coding sequence ATGGATCAAGAGTTTCTGCCAATCTTTTATCTGTCTATCCTCGTTGCTCTGCTAGGGGGATTAGCCTTTTTCCTATTCCGTCAAGTTATTAAGACCCGCCGCGTTGAAAACACTTTTTCTAAGCTACAAACCAAGCTCAAGCAAGGCTCTGGCACTGCAAAGGAGTATTACGAACTGGGTAGTCTCTATCTCGACAAAAAACTCTACGTCCAAGCGGCCCAACTGCTCCAAAAAGCACTGAAGGTAGAAGACGAGTTGGAACCAGAAAATCAGGCATTAGTATATAACGCCCTTGGTTATGCTTATTTTGCCCAGGAACAATACGACCTCGCCATTCGCCAGTACAAAGCAGCCCTAAAGGAAGTCCCAGATTACGTCACAGCTTTAAACAATCTGGCCAATGTGTACGAAAAAAAGCAAATGACAGCGAAAGCCCTGGAAACCTATGAACTTGCCCTAAAAGCAGAACCAGAGAATAAAACAGCGAAAAAACGGGCCGAATCACTCCGCAAACGGTTTGTTTCTCCTTAG
- the rplT gene encoding 50S ribosomal protein L20 has product MPRVKRGNVARKRRKKILKLAKGFRGSHSKLFRTANQQVMKALRNAYRDRRKKKRDFRRLWIVRVNAAARLNGLSYSKLTHQLKKANIEINRKMLAELAVVDPQAFAQVVEVAKSA; this is encoded by the coding sequence ATGCCAAGAGTAAAGCGCGGTAACGTCGCCCGTAAGCGTCGTAAAAAAATCCTTAAGTTAGCGAAAGGTTTCCGGGGTTCCCACTCCAAGCTCTTCCGCACTGCAAACCAGCAGGTCATGAAGGCACTCCGGAATGCCTACCGCGATCGCCGCAAGAAAAAGCGTGATTTTCGTCGTCTGTGGATCGTGCGGGTTAATGCCGCAGCCCGGTTGAATGGTCTGAGCTACAGCAAACTTACCCACCAACTCAAAAAAGCGAACATTGAGATCAACCGGAAGATGCTGGCTGAACTGGCTGTTGTTGACCCCCAAGCCTTTGCCCAGGTGGTTGAAGTGGCAAAAAGTGCCTAG
- the rpmI gene encoding 50S ribosomal protein L35: protein MPKLKTRRAAAKRFKLTGSGKKIARRKAFKNHLLNHKSAEQKRRRLSGMALVDKSDEKNVRLMLPYA, encoded by the coding sequence ATGCCTAAATTAAAGACTCGCCGTGCAGCTGCGAAACGGTTTAAGCTGACTGGCAGCGGCAAGAAAATCGCCCGTCGCAAAGCGTTTAAGAATCACCTTTTGAACCATAAGAGCGCAGAACAGAAGCGTCGTCGTCTGTCTGGGATGGCCCTCGTGGACAAGAGCGATGAGAAAAATGTTCGTCTGATGCTTCCCTACGCCTAG
- a CDS encoding transporter substrate-binding domain-containing protein — MARGGVFGYGLAIAASFFFGSTSLTQATPLETIQARGILRVAVKENVRPLGFRDEAGNLQGLEIEIAHQLAAELLGDRQAVELIPLTNQERLDAVLTGEVDLVIAQLGLNASRQRLVNFSPYYYLDGIGFVTRDREIQSLNQISDQRIVVLEGSEAIAAVRAYFPGVTLVGVNSYQEALNYLENNETAFFAGDHSVLTGWVQEYPEYQLLPAWLTGNPLAIAFPKGRQHQSLSQALQKTVTDWQNSNWLTERINHWGLPQ; from the coding sequence ATGGCGCGCGGTGGAGTATTTGGATATGGGTTGGCGATCGCCGCTAGCTTCTTTTTCGGGTCAACATCTTTAACCCAAGCCACCCCCCTTGAAACCATCCAAGCACGGGGAATTCTCCGGGTCGCGGTCAAGGAAAATGTGCGGCCTTTAGGATTTCGGGATGAAGCGGGAAATTTACAGGGCTTAGAAATTGAGATTGCGCACCAACTGGCGGCGGAATTATTAGGCGATCGCCAAGCAGTAGAATTAATTCCCCTCACAAACCAGGAACGCCTCGATGCGGTGCTGACCGGGGAAGTGGATCTCGTCATTGCCCAACTCGGCCTCAATGCTTCCCGTCAACGGCTCGTGAATTTTAGTCCCTACTATTACCTCGATGGGATTGGCTTCGTGACACGGGATCGCGAGATCCAATCCCTAAATCAAATCAGTGATCAACGGATCGTTGTCCTCGAAGGTTCCGAGGCGATCGCCGCCGTACGGGCCTATTTCCCTGGAGTCACTCTTGTTGGCGTTAACTCCTATCAAGAGGCGTTAAATTACCTCGAAAATAACGAAACCGCCTTCTTTGCGGGGGATCATTCCGTCCTCACGGGCTGGGTACAGGAATACCCAGAATATCAACTCCTCCCCGCTTGGCTCACGGGAAATCCCTTGGCGATCGCCTTTCCCAAGGGAAGACAACACCAAAGCCTGAGCCAAGCCCTCCAGAAAACAGTAACCGATTGGCAAAATAGCAATTGGTTAACGGAACGTATCAATCATTGGGGTCTACCCCAATAG
- a CDS encoding ABC transporter permease, whose amino-acid sequence MTNLEAVSDQVRTTTTPPPRQRFELAHLWGDTLGVFWGDWLKLRVRLKQVAATGLVSPLIYILAFGLGLGSALDQAITPPAGDTYLEFILPGMVALSSMTISFGGTTFSICGDRLYSKTFEELLLLPVHPLALHLGKMMAGILRGLMTAGSVLIVAILFTGKVFSFINPLFILLLLLNCAVFAGLGVIVGLRVKSLESVGIFNNFLIVPMSFLGATFFDPETLPRLFRAIVYCIPLTYTTTGLRAAAYLPLSEFPWHAIPILAGVAIALAFVGAYQFSHQRD is encoded by the coding sequence GTGACTAACCTAGAAGCCGTCTCCGATCAAGTCCGTACCACCACGACCCCACCGCCCCGTCAACGCTTTGAACTCGCCCATCTTTGGGGTGATACCCTCGGTGTTTTTTGGGGGGACTGGTTAAAGTTGCGGGTGCGCCTCAAACAGGTGGCAGCAACGGGTTTGGTTTCGCCACTCATCTATATTTTGGCTTTTGGTCTGGGACTCGGTAGTGCCCTAGATCAAGCGATTACTCCCCCCGCCGGGGATACCTACCTAGAATTTATCTTGCCGGGGATGGTTGCCCTGTCTTCGATGACCATTAGTTTCGGGGGGACGACTTTCTCGATCTGTGGCGATCGCCTCTACAGCAAAACCTTTGAAGAATTGCTCCTGTTGCCCGTCCATCCCCTCGCCTTACACCTAGGGAAAATGATGGCTGGCATCCTGCGGGGACTGATGACGGCGGGGTCGGTGCTGATTGTGGCAATCCTTTTTACGGGCAAAGTTTTTAGCTTTATCAATCCTCTGTTCATTCTGTTGCTGCTGTTGAACTGCGCTGTGTTTGCGGGGTTAGGGGTGATTGTCGGTCTACGGGTCAAATCCCTGGAAAGTGTGGGGATTTTTAATAATTTCTTGATTGTGCCGATGTCCTTTTTGGGGGCGACCTTTTTCGACCCGGAAACCTTACCCCGTCTGTTCCGGGCAATTGTCTATTGCATTCCCCTCACCTACACCACCACCGGACTACGGGCGGCGGCCTATTTACCCCTTTCGGAATTTCCCTGGCACGCGATTCCTATTTTGGCGGGGGTGGCGATCGCCCTAGCCTTTGTGGGTGCTTACCAATTTTCCCACCAGCGGGATTAA
- a CDS encoding beta strand repeat-containing protein, with amino-acid sequence MAKSTNFQKNLKVMCFKSLIKVLLLPLSFLVAIGDFCRFVVLKKNPKEQPLQNSFPTNPVRKKTQKRKHQTQRFLFNFFVTLILTIQLSGLHLLFHIQPAIASGPLSIEPLTWDIIGLDSNNPNDGPDKFLVGARVCNLSTTTAAQNLRIRFVREGAFNPLISVSTTGLYKDQWLVPSLPPSTTSTPPLNHHQQTSRPKNCFDAYYVLTLTRTSDIYNRVQRYRIEAFADNAATVDTNSYPDPYQGTINEYDTGHPRQIYIEKILSQARNSVTGFTQLAPATAASIFGINANDLDTASGGGSSYSVEVGGTYAFELTTQTATAYPQLTVSSDFPNAVFQILDVQTDYSNVGGNPDNSSIYANACGWISDPMVPGYLESSSVCEYSAVTPGGTPDQYPSSAGKVGNTVRTRYLFKILGGNGNYTINHLILDFSGGSFHYNGGFGSGLGVVDFNVTNPSADLVINKSHIGNFTPGDNIYTFQVTNNGLDTARSDLVITDTLPQGFIFNPSNSNIGVESQSGTIVGWTCIGAGTRNITCANPNDLANGGVTTLSIRVNVAETAAANTFNQATVSSPTTDPNLANNTDIDPTSIIQATNLKLTKADSSPDAAANPASNNAPVVLSGSPITYTFTVQNQSSLTAVAPVIITDTLPEGLTFSLADNPNIPTVWNCTIDGQNLTCTYVSGTNPIPLPGNTTATALPLVFRANGGVITSGTSAVVRNTATVTSATTEANSNDNTSSDDFLITLPVSDLTITKNDFEAAFTYNLSGQTYTGENLTYEIAVRNNGVAPTVGPIAITETLPNSNNNIIELASTTFAGVGPDGSVINWTCNQGINNPVLPASGTTCAVGNSGLFTFVYPGTLNPGQTATLRLIVRGRQTNTVPGTSTALINTVGVYSANDGVTQSKTATESTPVLIGNNDKYNIGIRKQLTQINGVTPSPACTLSGGTSNYGTTESCTATVSPGNPIQYTVTVANNNNGGPNGVNVAISDFIPPEINITGVTCSATGSQGQTLTVCDNQVANSGRTSPMAVNFNLVPNTNPPRYQVDKTAFLNKGTGIVTYTFTGSIKTLAQLQALGIVNSNIVNRVSAPKTDGTFVDTDSNDNLSSTSIRLNVTDLSITKTDAVDGTTDPGTTNFTTGGEGVYTLRVNNLGTNATVDDINVVDDVPDRFQVLEASGTNWNCLVENPTPANPISNPAADSINNNIVRCARSTAMAAGTSSTIRIRVKPIATWIPAGTETLPLSFNNIAQVTTTGDTNTANNGYAPGTTTGLAEFFGYEQTLVVAPNFDLKVTKSVPGGSFAIGQTSSYRLDILNNGPTEAIASTTNPITVTDTLPTGFTFISGTGSGWTCTASGQNVTCTRSSNLAAGATTSINLNVFVDGTATNPTSNTAQVNLTGEPSANIVLNDNNSNSRNRHTISTAVQQAADLSITKTLISTITNTSPPPETIPGLVAGEQAVYELEITNNGLSNISDGEAITVIDNLPSNLNFVSGSGDGFSCNASGQAITCTKTNGLTVGQNATITLVVNVNSAATGTITNLASVDAATTPDPNPNNDNSSTTDPVQTRNLDLALTKSHLASSFAIGHQGTYSLEVKNVGNITITNPITITDTLPLELSYNSAVGQGWSCSVTTQGNTSTQEVVTCISNDDLAPGQTNTVDIVVDIGPTTPTGTNSITNSAIVTTLGDADTNNNTDTDPTSITGSADLSVDKAHSGNFTKEAQGVYTLTVKNESASTADATGIQLIDQLPDGLYYVSGTGTDWTCPLVSFTAPGPPTPEDLRDIECSYNGTLTPGATAPTLTITVYVQDTAPSTLENFVTVFGDQPDPNDDNNTDLDRTTITDGVANAPDLILVKRITAVISENNTTNYTVYRDDTSSDSTAANDNAPFWPGYSAGNQSNTFTVGELGLEAKPNDTVEYTIYFLNQGNAPASNIKICDRLSQYLDYSPDAYGSSMGIKLNFNNSETNLTGVADVDAGQFFGPDLTPSGCIRPDNLQPMTAADNPNGTLRVELANVDPATSPATPANSYGYIRFRARVK; translated from the coding sequence ATGGCAAAGAGTACCAATTTCCAAAAAAATCTTAAAGTAATGTGCTTTAAATCTCTTATTAAAGTACTATTACTGCCCCTATCCTTTCTTGTTGCCATAGGAGATTTTTGCCGATTTGTAGTTTTGAAAAAAAATCCCAAAGAACAACCTCTTCAAAATTCTTTCCCTACCAATCCAGTTCGGAAAAAAACACAAAAAAGAAAACATCAAACCCAGCGCTTTCTATTTAATTTTTTCGTTACATTAATCCTGACCATCCAACTATCTGGCTTACATCTTTTATTCCACATACAGCCGGCGATCGCCTCTGGCCCCCTGAGTATTGAACCCCTCACCTGGGATATCATCGGCCTAGATAGTAATAATCCCAATGATGGTCCCGACAAATTTCTCGTGGGCGCCAGGGTTTGCAACCTCAGTACTACGACAGCAGCCCAAAACCTCAGAATTCGCTTTGTTCGCGAAGGTGCTTTTAATCCTCTTATCAGTGTGAGCACCACAGGACTTTACAAAGATCAATGGCTTGTGCCGAGCCTGCCTCCATCAACTACAAGTACACCCCCCCTAAACCATCACCAACAAACAAGCAGGCCCAAAAACTGCTTCGATGCCTACTATGTTTTGACCTTAACTCGTACTTCGGATATTTATAATCGAGTCCAACGTTACCGTATTGAAGCTTTCGCTGATAACGCTGCCACTGTCGATACCAATAGTTACCCCGATCCTTACCAAGGCACTATTAATGAGTACGATACAGGGCACCCCCGCCAGATTTATATCGAAAAAATTCTTTCCCAAGCTCGTAATAGTGTGACTGGTTTCACTCAACTCGCTCCCGCAACGGCGGCCAGTATTTTTGGGATCAATGCCAATGATCTTGATACTGCGAGTGGTGGTGGTAGCAGCTACAGTGTGGAAGTGGGGGGAACCTATGCCTTTGAGCTCACTACTCAAACCGCAACGGCCTATCCCCAGTTAACCGTCAGTTCCGACTTTCCCAATGCTGTCTTTCAAATCCTTGATGTTCAGACAGACTACAGTAACGTTGGCGGCAACCCTGACAATTCCAGTATCTATGCCAATGCCTGTGGTTGGATTAGTGATCCCATGGTACCGGGCTACCTAGAAAGTTCTAGTGTCTGTGAGTATTCAGCAGTTACGCCGGGTGGAACGCCGGATCAATATCCTAGTAGTGCAGGAAAAGTTGGTAACACCGTTAGAACGCGCTATCTCTTCAAGATTCTTGGGGGCAATGGTAACTACACAATTAACCACCTGATCCTTGATTTTTCTGGTGGTAGCTTTCACTACAATGGCGGCTTTGGGTCAGGTCTTGGGGTTGTCGATTTTAATGTCACAAACCCTAGCGCTGATTTAGTAATCAACAAAAGCCATATTGGCAACTTTACACCGGGAGACAACATCTATACTTTCCAAGTGACCAACAATGGCTTGGATACAGCCCGTAGTGATCTTGTTATCACAGACACATTACCCCAAGGTTTTATTTTCAATCCTTCCAATTCCAACATTGGCGTAGAAAGTCAATCAGGGACGATTGTCGGTTGGACTTGTATCGGTGCAGGAACACGTAATATCACCTGTGCCAATCCTAATGACTTAGCAAATGGAGGAGTAACAACCTTAAGTATCCGTGTTAATGTTGCTGAAACTGCCGCAGCGAATACCTTTAACCAAGCAACAGTAAGTAGTCCAACCACCGATCCTAATCTTGCCAACAATACAGATATTGACCCCACGAGCATTATCCAAGCCACAAATCTGAAACTCACAAAAGCAGATAGTAGTCCTGATGCGGCCGCAAATCCAGCCAGTAATAATGCCCCGGTGGTTCTCTCTGGATCTCCGATTACCTATACCTTCACTGTACAAAATCAGAGTAGCCTAACAGCGGTAGCGCCAGTGATCATTACCGATACGCTACCGGAGGGACTTACTTTTAGCTTGGCTGATAATCCGAATATTCCTACGGTCTGGAATTGTACGATCGATGGTCAAAATCTAACCTGTACCTACGTTTCTGGTACTAATCCTATCCCTTTACCCGGCAATACAACTGCGACGGCTTTACCCTTGGTTTTTCGGGCAAATGGTGGTGTGATTACTTCGGGTACTAGCGCCGTTGTCAGAAACACAGCGACCGTTACCAGTGCCACGACAGAAGCAAATAGCAATGATAACACCAGCAGCGATGATTTTCTGATTACATTGCCAGTTTCTGATTTGACGATTACAAAAAATGATTTTGAGGCAGCTTTTACTTACAATCTTTCTGGTCAAACTTATACCGGAGAAAATTTAACCTATGAAATCGCTGTAAGAAATAATGGCGTTGCACCAACTGTCGGCCCCATCGCCATCACTGAAACTTTGCCGAACAGCAATAACAATATTATTGAATTAGCTTCAACAACCTTTGCTGGAGTAGGGCCAGATGGTTCAGTTATTAACTGGACTTGTAACCAAGGGATTAATAATCCAGTTTTACCCGCAAGTGGAACAACTTGTGCTGTTGGCAATAGCGGACTTTTTACATTTGTCTATCCTGGAACTTTAAATCCTGGTCAGACTGCAACATTGCGCCTAATTGTGCGAGGAAGACAGACAAATACAGTCCCAGGGACGAGTACTGCGCTGATTAATACGGTTGGAGTTTATAGCGCTAATGACGGGGTAACACAATCAAAGACAGCAACTGAATCTACACCTGTTTTGATTGGTAATAATGACAAATACAACATTGGGATTCGGAAGCAATTAACTCAGATTAACGGAGTCACTCCAAGTCCTGCTTGTACTTTATCTGGTGGAACTAGCAATTATGGAACCACCGAAAGCTGTACGGCGACAGTAAGCCCCGGCAATCCCATTCAATATACTGTTACGGTCGCTAATAATAATAACGGTGGGCCAAATGGTGTTAATGTGGCTATTTCAGACTTTATCCCGCCTGAAATTAACATAACGGGGGTAACTTGTTCTGCAACTGGTAGCCAGGGCCAAACCTTAACAGTCTGTGATAATCAAGTTGCTAATTCAGGGCGCACAAGTCCCATGGCCGTCAATTTTAATTTAGTGCCTAATACTAATCCCCCAAGATATCAAGTTGATAAAACAGCTTTTTTAAACAAAGGTACGGGGATTGTTACTTATACATTCACTGGCAGCATTAAAACTCTAGCTCAATTACAAGCATTAGGTATTGTCAACAGCAATATTGTTAACCGAGTTAGCGCACCGAAGACTGATGGAACTTTTGTTGATACAGATTCAAATGATAATCTTTCTTCTACTTCGATTCGTTTAAATGTTACTGATCTGAGTATTACCAAAACAGATGCAGTGGATGGAACAACAGATCCTGGTACGACGAATTTCACGACTGGAGGAGAAGGTGTTTATACTCTGAGGGTGAACAATCTGGGCACTAATGCTACGGTTGATGACATCAATGTGGTAGATGATGTGCCGGATCGTTTTCAAGTACTTGAGGCATCTGGAACAAACTGGAATTGCCTGGTTGAAAATCCAACCCCTGCTAATCCTATTAGTAATCCGGCAGCAGATAGCATTAATAACAATATTGTGCGTTGCGCTCGTAGTACGGCTATGGCGGCTGGTACTTCTAGTACGATCAGGATTCGTGTCAAGCCCATTGCTACTTGGATTCCCGCCGGAACCGAAACGTTACCACTTAGTTTTAATAATATTGCCCAGGTCACAACAACGGGGGATACGAATACGGCGAATAATGGTTATGCACCAGGTACAACGACTGGATTAGCAGAATTTTTTGGCTATGAACAAACTCTAGTTGTGGCACCAAATTTCGATCTCAAGGTTACGAAAAGTGTCCCTGGCGGTAGCTTTGCTATTGGACAGACGTCTTCTTATCGGTTGGATATTCTTAACAATGGCCCAACGGAGGCGATCGCCTCGACGACAAATCCGATTACTGTAACGGATACCTTGCCGACAGGTTTTACTTTTATTTCCGGCACCGGATCCGGTTGGACTTGTACTGCTTCCGGTCAAAATGTGACTTGTACGCGAAGCAGCAACCTCGCAGCAGGCGCAACAACATCGATTAACCTAAATGTTTTCGTCGATGGTACTGCCACTAATCCCACTTCAAATACTGCGCAAGTAAACCTAACAGGAGAACCCAGCGCCAATATTGTTTTAAATGATAATAATTCCAATAGTCGAAATCGTCATACCATCTCAACAGCCGTTCAACAGGCCGCAGACCTCAGCATCACTAAAACATTAATTTCGACGATCACAAATACCTCTCCCCCCCCAGAAACTATTCCTGGTTTAGTTGCCGGAGAACAAGCAGTCTACGAACTAGAAATAACGAATAATGGCCTTTCTAATATTTCTGATGGCGAAGCGATCACTGTTATAGATAATTTGCCAAGCAACTTGAATTTTGTTTCCGGTTCTGGCGATGGCTTTAGTTGTAATGCCTCTGGTCAAGCTATTACTTGCACGAAAACTAACGGCCTAACAGTCGGCCAAAACGCTACGATCACTTTAGTTGTCAATGTAAATAGCGCCGCCACTGGCACTATTACGAATTTAGCTAGCGTCGATGCTGCGACCACTCCAGATCCCAACCCCAATAATGACAATAGTAGTACAACAGATCCTGTACAAACCCGCAACCTTGATTTGGCGCTCACCAAAAGCCACCTGGCTAGTAGCTTTGCCATTGGTCACCAAGGAACCTATAGCTTAGAAGTGAAAAATGTCGGCAATATCACCATTACAAATCCGATCACCATTACAGACACGCTTCCTCTGGAGTTGTCCTATAACAGTGCAGTTGGTCAGGGCTGGAGCTGTAGTGTTACAACCCAAGGAAATACCAGTACCCAAGAGGTCGTCACTTGCATAAGTAATGATGATTTGGCCCCCGGTCAAACAAATACCGTTGATATTGTTGTAGATATCGGCCCAACTACACCAACAGGGACTAATTCCATCACCAACAGTGCCATCGTCACAACGCTGGGAGATGCTGATACGAATAATAACACTGACACCGATCCCACCAGTATTACAGGCAGTGCAGATCTGTCTGTTGACAAAGCTCATAGCGGCAATTTCACAAAAGAAGCCCAAGGAGTTTATACATTGACCGTAAAAAATGAAAGCGCCAGTACAGCCGACGCAACAGGGATACAGTTAATCGATCAGTTGCCTGATGGTCTTTATTATGTTTCGGGCACAGGCACAGATTGGACTTGTCCGCTTGTGAGCTTTACCGCCCCAGGCCCGCCAACCCCCGAAGATCTGAGGGATATTGAATGCAGTTACAACGGAACCCTTACCCCAGGAGCCACGGCACCAACCTTGACGATTACGGTGTATGTCCAAGACACCGCCCCCAGTACTCTCGAAAATTTTGTTACAGTCTTTGGCGATCAACCCGATCCCAATGACGACAATAATACGGATTTAGACCGGACAACGATTACTGATGGTGTTGCTAACGCTCCTGATTTAATTCTTGTAAAACGTATTACTGCGGTTATCAGCGAAAACAATACTACAAATTACACTGTGTATAGGGATGATACGAGTAGTGACAGTACCGCAGCTAATGATAATGCGCCGTTTTGGCCTGGTTATAGTGCGGGCAATCAAAGTAACACCTTCACAGTGGGAGAGTTAGGCCTTGAGGCTAAACCGAATGATACAGTTGAATACACTATTTATTTCCTCAATCAAGGCAATGCCCCGGCCAGCAATATCAAAATTTGCGATCGCCTATCCCAATACTTAGATTATTCGCCAGATGCTTACGGTTCATCTATGGGTATTAAACTGAACTTTAACAACAGTGAAACCAATTTAACGGGCGTTGCTGATGTTGATGCGGGACAATTTTTCGGCCCTGACCTTACCCCTAGCGGATGTATTCGTCCAGACAACCTACAACCCATGACCGCCGCCGATAATCCAAATGGAACCCTGAGAGTTGAGCTAGCTAATGTTGACCCCGCGACTAGCCCTGCGACTCCAGCTAATTCCTATGGCTATATCCGCTTCCGGGCTCGTGTGAAATAA